Proteins from a single region of Bdellovibrio svalbardensis:
- the trhO gene encoding oxygen-dependent tRNA uridine(34) hydroxylase TrhO, with product MANTNATKHYVTTFYKFLTLPNPEQTQKDLENKAEELNVKGLIIIGHEGFNATVSAESEASFEAWKQFIRDHFNQPQQFFKDSYSEKAPFRRFKVKIREEIVTAGVPEMTPPEGINHHLSPSEWNRVMKEEKDYVMIDTRNWYEYKVGTFKGALNPNIEKFTDFPQYIESQGISKDKKMLIFCTGGIRCEKGILELQKQGYDNVYQLDGGIINYLNEYPNDQYEGECFVFDHRVALDQNLQPSTKYGLCPHCGQPSEIKIDCKRCDSEELICVDCAKLEFKQDTCSKNCAHQWKLHPGKKGAKQIVPFEVEKLKAQGVQPEKLPTIQVTKTKVVQINAKGEAETISKR from the coding sequence ATGGCCAATACAAATGCGACGAAGCATTATGTTACAACTTTCTATAAGTTTTTGACTCTCCCAAACCCAGAGCAAACCCAAAAAGATCTCGAAAATAAAGCTGAAGAGCTCAACGTCAAAGGTCTCATAATTATCGGTCATGAAGGCTTTAACGCCACAGTGTCCGCTGAATCCGAAGCTTCTTTCGAGGCCTGGAAACAGTTCATTCGCGATCATTTCAATCAGCCTCAACAATTTTTTAAAGACTCTTATTCTGAAAAAGCTCCTTTCAGACGCTTTAAAGTAAAAATCCGTGAAGAGATTGTTACCGCGGGCGTTCCTGAAATGACTCCACCGGAAGGCATCAATCATCACCTCTCACCTTCTGAATGGAATCGCGTCATGAAGGAAGAAAAGGACTATGTGATGATCGATACTCGCAACTGGTACGAGTATAAAGTGGGAACCTTTAAGGGCGCTTTGAATCCTAATATCGAAAAGTTCACCGATTTCCCTCAATACATCGAGTCTCAAGGGATTTCCAAAGATAAGAAAATGCTCATCTTCTGCACGGGCGGAATTCGTTGTGAAAAAGGAATTCTGGAATTGCAAAAGCAAGGCTATGACAATGTTTATCAATTGGATGGCGGCATCATCAATTATCTCAATGAGTATCCGAACGATCAGTACGAAGGAGAATGCTTCGTATTCGATCATCGCGTGGCTTTGGATCAAAACCTTCAGCCATCGACGAAATATGGACTGTGCCCACACTGCGGTCAGCCTTCTGAAATCAAAATCGACTGTAAACGCTGCGACTCTGAAGAATTGATCTGCGTGGATTGTGCGAAACTTGAATTCAAGCAAGATACTTGCTCTAAAAACTGCGCTCACCAATGGAAACTTCACCCCGGCAAAAAAGGCGCGAAGCAGATTGTGCCCTTTGAAGTTGAAAAACTGAAGGCCCAAGGCGTGCAGCCGGAAAAGCTGCCAACGATTCAAGTGACTAAAACTAAAGTCGTTCAGATCAATGCCAAAGGCGAAGCTGAAACTATCAGCAAACGTTAA
- a CDS encoding peptide chain release factor 3: MLATPQIQKEIQRRRTFAIISHPDAGKTTLTEKLLYHGGVIHETGEVKGKSGTKAVTSDWMELERQKGISITSSVMTFDYDGLRVNLLDTPGHKDFSEDTYRVLMAVDSAAMLIDVAKGVEERTKKLYEVCRLRKIPIFTFVNKLDREGKDPLTLIDEVEKTLNMQCYPVTWPLGIGQRFRGIYNRLTKEIWIYDQRREEVEDYKIIPFEKGKDDAILYDYLDKESADQVIEELDLIEGALPPFDVNEFLNGQISPVTFGSAKQNFGVDTFLQFFTKYAPGPQPRHTKDDKEIDPLDAKFTGFVFKIQANMDRRHRDRIAFIRICSGKFERGMKVQHSRLERELRLSYSSQFVAADKETVDEAYAGDIVGVGDTGNFAIGDCVSTSGKVQFEDIPKFAPELFGRLSVRDALKRQKMQEALQHLSEEGAIQLFIEPHVGAQDPIIGAVGELQFEVLMHRLKDEYNLEVKLNRLPYSVARWPRTADGKPVTELKGGANMFRDLIDNPVVLVNQEWDLNWLKRENPDVEFQTSISRAR; encoded by the coding sequence ATGCTGGCAACTCCGCAAATTCAAAAAGAAATCCAAAGACGTCGCACCTTCGCGATCATCTCGCATCCCGATGCTGGTAAAACCACGCTGACCGAAAAACTTCTTTATCATGGCGGTGTGATCCACGAAACGGGTGAGGTTAAAGGAAAGTCTGGAACCAAAGCCGTCACTTCGGACTGGATGGAGCTTGAAAGACAAAAAGGGATCTCTATCACGTCTTCTGTGATGACCTTTGATTACGATGGTCTTCGCGTTAACTTGCTGGATACTCCGGGCCATAAAGACTTCTCAGAGGATACTTACCGTGTCTTGATGGCGGTGGACTCTGCGGCGATGCTGATCGACGTAGCGAAGGGCGTGGAAGAGCGTACCAAAAAACTTTATGAAGTTTGCCGCCTTCGTAAAATTCCTATTTTCACCTTCGTCAATAAGCTCGATAGAGAAGGTAAAGACCCGCTGACTTTGATTGATGAAGTTGAAAAAACTTTGAACATGCAATGTTACCCGGTGACTTGGCCTTTGGGTATTGGTCAGCGTTTCCGCGGTATTTACAATCGTTTGACAAAGGAAATCTGGATCTACGATCAGCGTCGTGAGGAAGTGGAAGACTATAAAATCATTCCTTTCGAAAAAGGCAAAGACGACGCGATCTTGTATGACTACCTTGATAAAGAATCCGCCGACCAAGTCATCGAAGAGCTGGATTTGATCGAAGGCGCCTTGCCGCCATTTGATGTGAATGAATTCTTGAATGGTCAAATTTCACCAGTGACTTTTGGTTCTGCGAAGCAAAATTTCGGGGTGGACACTTTCCTTCAATTCTTTACAAAGTATGCTCCGGGCCCTCAGCCTCGCCATACCAAGGATGACAAAGAGATTGATCCTTTGGATGCTAAATTCACGGGTTTTGTTTTTAAAATCCAGGCGAATATGGATCGTCGCCACCGTGACCGTATTGCCTTTATTCGCATTTGTTCTGGAAAGTTTGAGCGCGGTATGAAGGTGCAGCATTCACGTTTGGAACGTGAGCTTCGTCTGTCTTACTCATCTCAATTCGTCGCGGCCGATAAGGAAACCGTCGATGAAGCCTACGCTGGGGATATCGTCGGCGTTGGTGACACTGGAAACTTCGCTATCGGGGACTGCGTTTCGACATCGGGTAAAGTTCAGTTCGAAGATATTCCTAAATTTGCGCCGGAGCTTTTCGGCAGACTTTCTGTGCGCGATGCTTTGAAACGTCAAAAGATGCAAGAGGCTTTGCAACATTTGTCTGAGGAAGGCGCAATTCAATTGTTTATTGAACCCCATGTTGGCGCGCAAGATCCTATCATCGGTGCGGTCGGTGAACTTCAATTCGAAGTTTTGATGCATCGTTTGAAGGATGAATACAATCTTGAAGTGAAACTCAACCGCTTGCCTTACAGTGTGGCTCGTTGGCCACGCACAGCCGATGGTAAGCCTGTGACTGAGCTTAAAGGTGGCGCGAATATGTTCCGCGACTTGATCGATAATCCTGTGGTTTTGGTGAATCAAGAGTGGGATTTGAACTGGTTGAAGCGTGAAAATCCAGATGTGGAATTCCAAACAAGTATTTCAAGAGCGAGATAA
- a CDS encoding ABC transporter ATP-binding protein: MSDLLSPLKINSLRKTYKGGQQAVKGVSFDVKPGEIFGLLGPNGAGKTTIISTITTLEQPSSGTVEVFGKDVSQHPNFTKKQLGVVHQEVINSGFFDVEEILNFQSGYYGIRKNKERIDFLLHKLSLYEHRRKKVKQLSGGMKRRLMIAKALVHTPKLLLLDEPTAGVDIGLRETLWQFVRELRAEGMSILLTTHYLQEAEELCDRIAIINLGNLETVGETKALVQQYTQKKIRLTLTEKFPIKTSYVFFQEGSDYSFLVPPGKPMGEFLNELQIPLSLIADVKIEEGNLEEAFMKVLRAPNQSSAVSGGAK, translated from the coding sequence ATGTCAGACCTTCTCAGTCCACTGAAAATTAATAGTCTTCGCAAGACCTATAAAGGCGGCCAACAGGCCGTCAAAGGGGTTTCTTTCGACGTTAAGCCTGGAGAAATCTTTGGACTTCTCGGGCCAAATGGCGCAGGCAAGACGACGATTATCTCAACGATTACAACTCTCGAGCAGCCGTCTAGCGGAACTGTTGAGGTGTTTGGGAAAGATGTTTCACAACATCCAAACTTCACCAAAAAGCAATTGGGAGTGGTTCATCAAGAAGTTATTAATTCCGGCTTCTTTGATGTGGAAGAGATTTTGAATTTCCAATCTGGATATTACGGAATTCGCAAAAACAAAGAGCGCATAGACTTTCTGTTACATAAGCTTTCCTTGTATGAGCATCGCCGTAAAAAGGTAAAACAGCTTTCCGGCGGGATGAAAAGACGCTTGATGATTGCAAAAGCTTTGGTGCATACACCGAAGCTGCTTTTGCTCGATGAACCGACGGCAGGTGTGGATATTGGATTACGTGAAACTCTGTGGCAGTTCGTCCGTGAATTGCGTGCAGAAGGCATGTCGATCTTGCTCACAACTCATTATTTGCAGGAAGCGGAAGAGCTTTGTGATCGTATTGCGATTATCAATCTGGGTAATTTGGAAACTGTGGGTGAGACAAAGGCTTTGGTTCAGCAGTACACGCAAAAGAAGATTCGTCTGACTTTGACTGAGAAATTCCCGATCAAAACTTCCTATGTCTTTTTCCAGGAAGGTTCTGACTATTCTTTCTTGGTTCCACCGGGAAAACCTATGGGCGAGTTCCTCAATGAACTACAGATTCCATTAAGCCTTATTGCCGATGTCAAAATTGAAGAGGGAAATCTGGAAGAGGCCTTTATGAAGGTGCTCCGAGCTCCCAATCAGTCTTCGGCGGTAAGTGGAGGAGCTAAGTAA
- a CDS encoding ABC transporter permease: protein MFAFWTLFRREIARFLKVIVQTVITPFISSFLYLLIFGVSLGRKMPSHQGVEYLAFLIPGLMMMGLMNNAFQNSSSSIVSSKFSGDLEDLRVAPLSNQQIIWAMGLGALVRGSLVSVITFTVGSLFCYYQSGSILQISHPLFVFYFIVMGGLIFGLLGISVAFWATSFDQLSAFSAFILLPLTYLGGVFLSIENLHPIWQMISKMNPLLYLINGLRYGVVGVSDVPMELAIPVSLVGFVFFYGLAFFSLKKGSFQRW from the coding sequence ATGTTTGCCTTCTGGACTCTTTTTAGACGTGAGATCGCTCGTTTTCTGAAGGTGATCGTTCAAACTGTAATTACACCCTTTATTTCGTCATTCCTTTACCTTTTGATTTTCGGGGTGTCGTTGGGAAGAAAAATGCCAAGTCATCAAGGTGTTGAGTACCTGGCTTTCTTAATTCCGGGTTTGATGATGATGGGCTTAATGAATAATGCCTTTCAAAATTCTTCATCTTCTATCGTGTCATCGAAGTTTTCAGGAGACTTGGAAGACCTGCGAGTAGCACCGCTTTCCAATCAGCAAATCATTTGGGCGATGGGCCTGGGTGCATTGGTTCGCGGCTCCTTGGTGTCAGTCATCACTTTTACGGTGGGCTCGCTATTCTGTTACTATCAATCGGGCTCCATTCTGCAGATTTCCCATCCTTTGTTTGTATTTTATTTTATCGTCATGGGTGGGTTGATTTTCGGTCTGCTTGGAATTTCTGTTGCCTTCTGGGCGACCAGCTTCGATCAGCTCTCCGCTTTTTCGGCTTTCATTCTTTTGCCTTTGACCTACCTGGGTGGTGTGTTTCTTTCTATCGAGAACCTTCATCCCATTTGGCAGATGATTTCGAAAATGAATCCACTCTTATATTTGATCAACGGCTTAAGATACGGCGTGGTGGGGGTTAGCGATGTTCCTATGGAGCTGGCAATTCCGGTGTCTCTGGTTGGATTTGTCTTCTTCTATGGGCTGGCATTTTTCAGTTTGAAAAAGGGCTCTTTCCAACGTTGGTAA
- a CDS encoding LEA type 2 family protein, producing the protein MRLIAILMASFVLNGCAFFKERYAQKPDVSLQEVHFQDPQFLSATLVFVLLVKNPNKIDLNVSEITYEIQLDGQSFAKAKIDKKITIAAESSNKVAIPLRVEYLKVFHGMKEILSGKDLSYLIVGEAKVSGFSVPFKEEGRVSLKDFEK; encoded by the coding sequence ATGCGTTTGATCGCTATCTTGATGGCAAGTTTTGTGTTGAATGGCTGTGCTTTCTTTAAAGAACGCTACGCTCAAAAGCCAGATGTCTCTTTGCAAGAGGTTCACTTTCAAGATCCGCAGTTTTTATCAGCGACGCTGGTTTTCGTTCTGCTTGTGAAGAACCCCAATAAAATCGATCTTAATGTCAGTGAGATCACCTATGAGATTCAACTTGATGGCCAGTCCTTCGCCAAAGCCAAGATTGATAAAAAGATAACGATTGCCGCTGAAAGTTCTAACAAAGTGGCTATTCCATTGCGTGTGGAATATCTAAAGGTTTTTCATGGCATGAAAGAGATTCTGTCAGGAAAAGACCTCAGCTACCTCATTGTGGGGGAGGCGAAAGTTTCGGGTTTCTCAGTTCCCTTCAAAGAGGAGGGGCGGGTGAGTTTAAAGGATTTTGAAAAGTAG
- a CDS encoding GMC family oxidoreductase N-terminal domain-containing protein, translating into MKSHFSRRSFLKSSFGVGILGLLRSQRSQAEPKTRRVDLQMDYSPLANSFVELKSSYEVLIIGSGYGGAVMGARLSRNREVAILERGREWTPGEYPETLQEMKEHIYCESHPLGLFAYHTHREIDVLSGSGLGGTSLINAGVVIPPDRDLFQKTGWPEEISREASRGDFEKYYQKVGKMLNAQAYNPRTMNIAKAENLRQSAEALKSRFSWAKIAVNLHGPHVNPAGDKQPRCHMCGNCVTGCNTGAKNTLNMNYLPLAKRNGAKIFTQMAVSHVERLSNGNYLVRGTYISESGKKEFRIEARNVIVSAGTMGSTQILLRSQKLGNLKFSSQLGKHFSGNGDLLGVGFNGVTPTNMVGNSSAKIYRPEMLAGPTILGIADYRASKNIFERFLIEEGDIPGALVNLLRRLTSLIPFQKTPTKIYRAWLDFIDSKDIEKGALNYSMIYFGMGHDKANGKIVLDSQNRAVVSWPGVMADPIFSRVTQKIKQHVAWNGSTYVKNPRSTLLMGDNLITVHPLGGCAMGSSVDSGVVNHLGQVYGIGGALQEGLFVMDGSVIPTAIGVNPLLTISTLAERSAERISLR; encoded by the coding sequence GTGAAATCACATTTCTCAAGACGATCCTTTCTTAAATCCAGTTTTGGAGTCGGAATACTAGGACTTCTTCGTTCGCAAAGGTCTCAAGCCGAACCAAAGACCCGCAGGGTTGATCTGCAGATGGATTACTCCCCTCTCGCCAACTCATTTGTAGAATTAAAAAGCTCCTATGAGGTTTTGATTATTGGCTCAGGCTATGGAGGTGCCGTAATGGGTGCACGCCTCAGTCGCAATCGTGAAGTTGCAATTTTAGAGCGAGGGCGCGAGTGGACTCCCGGTGAATATCCTGAAACTTTGCAGGAAATGAAAGAGCATATTTATTGTGAAAGTCATCCTCTGGGGCTTTTTGCTTATCACACTCACAGGGAAATAGATGTTCTGAGTGGCAGTGGGCTTGGAGGAACGTCCCTCATAAACGCAGGGGTTGTCATTCCTCCTGATCGGGATCTGTTTCAAAAGACCGGTTGGCCGGAAGAAATTTCGCGTGAAGCGTCGAGGGGAGATTTCGAGAAATACTATCAAAAAGTCGGGAAGATGCTTAATGCTCAAGCCTACAATCCTCGCACGATGAATATCGCAAAAGCTGAAAATCTGCGCCAAAGCGCCGAGGCTCTTAAGAGTCGTTTTAGCTGGGCAAAGATCGCTGTGAATCTTCACGGTCCCCATGTGAATCCAGCGGGCGATAAGCAACCCCGCTGTCATATGTGCGGCAATTGCGTCACTGGCTGTAATACGGGCGCTAAAAATACTTTGAATATGAACTATTTGCCTTTAGCAAAACGAAACGGCGCCAAGATCTTTACTCAAATGGCCGTCAGTCATGTTGAGAGGCTTTCCAATGGGAACTATCTTGTCCGAGGAACTTATATTTCTGAATCTGGTAAGAAAGAGTTTCGGATCGAGGCGCGCAATGTGATTGTTTCCGCCGGAACGATGGGGTCGACGCAGATTTTACTTCGCTCTCAAAAACTTGGTAATTTAAAATTCTCTTCTCAACTGGGTAAACATTTTTCTGGAAACGGGGATCTGCTGGGTGTGGGGTTTAATGGAGTGACCCCAACAAATATGGTCGGTAATAGCTCCGCAAAGATCTATCGCCCTGAAATGTTGGCGGGGCCCACAATACTGGGTATCGCCGATTATCGTGCGAGTAAAAATATTTTTGAAAGATTCTTGATTGAGGAAGGTGATATTCCCGGTGCTTTGGTGAATCTGCTTCGTCGTCTGACATCTCTGATCCCATTTCAAAAAACACCAACGAAAATCTATCGGGCATGGTTAGATTTTATCGATAGCAAAGATATCGAGAAGGGGGCCTTGAATTATTCCATGATCTATTTCGGAATGGGACATGACAAAGCCAATGGAAAAATTGTTTTGGATAGTCAAAACAGAGCCGTGGTCAGTTGGCCAGGTGTGATGGCTGATCCTATTTTTTCCCGCGTGACTCAAAAGATTAAACAACATGTCGCATGGAATGGCAGTACTTACGTAAAAAACCCACGCTCGACTTTGTTGATGGGGGATAATCTCATCACGGTCCACCCCCTCGGTGGTTGCGCCATGGGGTCCTCGGTTGATAGCGGAGTGGTGAATCATCTGGGACAGGTGTATGGGATCGGCGGCGCTCTGCAGGAGGGGTTGTTTGTGATGGACGGCTCCGTGATCCCGACGGCTATTGGTGTAAATCCTCTTCTGACTATTTCCACTTTGGCAGAGAGATCCGCAGAGAGAATTTCTTTGCGTTAA